A single Phragmites australis chromosome 4, lpPhrAust1.1, whole genome shotgun sequence DNA region contains:
- the LOC133916194 gene encoding protein ETHYLENE-INSENSITIVE 3-like 1a: MMGGGLMMDQGMVFPGVHNFVDLLQQGGAGGDKNLCFGQLMPQTSSGDQCVMGEGDLVDPPPESFPYAGEDDSDDDVEDIEELERRMWRDRMKLKRLRDLQQSRGKDQAAGGGGAGDGSSKPRQSQEQARRKKMSRAQDGILKYMLKMMEVCRAQGFVYGIIPEKGKPVSGASDNLRAWWKEKVRFDRNGPAAIAKYQADNAVPSSESELASGAASLHSLQELQDTTLGSLLSALMQHCDPPQRRYPLEKGVPPPWWPTGDEEWWPELGIPKDQGPPPYKKPHDLKKAWKVSVLTAVIKHMSPDIEKIRRLVRQSKCLQDKMTAKEIATWLAVVKQEEELYLKLHPGARPPASTGGIASAISFSVSSSEYDVDVVDDCKGDEAGNQKTAGSDPNAFNLGAAILSDKFLMPTPMKEETADVEFIQKRNASAATEPELMLNNRVYTCNNVQCPHNDYGYGFLDRNARNSHQYTCKYNGPLPQSDENKPPLPPAQVFPATFNQSNQALNSLDFSLPMDGQRSIAELMNMYDNNLMANKNMSSDNVTIMERPNALPHRMQMDDGFFGQGNGVLDDVNSMMQQTPVQQQQTPVQQQQFFIRDDTPFGSQMGEITGGSEFRFGSGFNMSSAVDYPGAAQQKNDGTNWYY, from the coding sequence ATGATGGGAGGTGGGCTGATGATGGATCAGGGCATGGTGTTCCCCGGCGTCCACAACTTCGTGGATCTCCTGCAGCAgggtggcgccggcggcgacAAGAACCTCTGCTTCGGGCAGCTGATGCCGCAAACGTCATCGGGAGACCAGTGCGTGATGGGCGAGGGCGATCTTGTGGACCCGCCGCCGGAGAGCTTCCCGTACGCCGGGGAGGACGACAGCGACGACGATGTCGAGGACATCGAGGAGCTGGAGCGCCGCATGTGGCGCGACCGCATGAAGCTGAAGCGGCTCAGGGACCTGCAGCAGAGCCGCGGCAAGGACcaggcggccggcggcggcggcgcgggcgacGGGTCGTCGAAGCCAAGGCAGTCGCAGGAGCAGGCGCGGCGCAAGAAGATGTCGCGCGCTCAGGACGGCATCCTCAAGTACATGCTCAAGATGATGGAGGTGTGCCGCGCGCAGGGGTTCGTGTACGGGATCATCCCGGAGAAGGGCAAGCCGGTGAGCGGCGCCTCCGACAACCTCCGCGCCTGGTGGAAGGAGAAGGTCCGCTTCGACCGCAACGGCCCGGCCGCCATCGCCAAGTACCAGGCCGACAACGCCGTTCCGAGCTCCGAGAGCGAGCTCGCTTCTGGCGCCGCCAGCCTGCACTCGCTGCAGGAGCTGCAGGACACCACGCTCGGCTCGCTGCTCTCGGCGCTCATGCAGCACTGCGACCCCCCGCAGCGGCGTTACCCGCTGGAGAAGGGCGtcccgccgccgtggtggcccACCGGTGACGAGGAGTGGTGGCCAGAGCTCGGCATCCCCAAGGACCAGGGCCCGCCCCCGTACAAGAAGCCCCATGACCTCAAGAAGGCCTGGAAGGTGAGCGTGCTCACCGCCGTCATCAAGCACATGTCCCCGGACATCGAGAAGATCCGCCGCCTCGTCCGCCAGTCCAAGTGCCTCCAGGACAAGATGACCGCCAAGGAGATCGCCACCTGGCTGGCGGTCGTGAAGCAGGAAGAGGAGCTGTACCTGAAGCTGCACCCCGGCGCGCGCCCGCCGGCATCTACTGGGGGCATCGCCAGCGCCATATCGTTCAGCGTTAGCTCAAGCGAGTACGATGTGGACGTCGTTGACGACTGCAAGGGTGACGAGGCCGGCAACCAGAAGACGGCCGGCTCTGACCCAAACGCGTTCAACCTTGGCGCGGCTATCCTGAGTGACAAGTTCCTCATGCCGACGCCGATGAAGGAAGAGACTGCCGATGTCGAGTTCATCCAGAAGAGGAACGCGTCCGCTGCTACTGAGCCAGAGCTGATGCTGAACAACCGAGTGTACACCTGCAACAACGTCCAGTGCCCACACAACGATTATGGGTACGGGTTCCTTGACCGGAACGCGCGCAACAGCCACCAGTACACATGCAAGTACAACGGTCCTCTCCCACAGAGCGATGAGAAcaagccgccgctgccgccggcaCAAGTCTTCCCGGCGACCTTCAACCAGTCCAATCAGGCGCTGAACAGTCTGGATTTCAGCCTGCCCATGGACGGCCAGAGGTCCATCGCTGAGCTGATGAACATGTACGATAACAACTTGATGGCGAACAAGAACATGAGCAGCGACAATGTCACCATCATGGAGAGGCCTAATGCGCTACCCCATAGGATGCAAATGGATGATGGTTTCTTTGGACAGGGCAATGGTGTGCTTGATGATGTCAACAGCATGATGCAGCAGACCccagtgcagcagcagcagaccccagtgcagcagcagcaattcTTCATCCGCGACGACACGCCGTTCGGGAGCCAGATGGGTGAGATAACCGGTGGGTCGGAGTTCAGGTTTGGTTCTGGTTTCAACATGTCTAGCGCCGTCGATTACCCGGGTGCTGCGCAGCAGAAGAACGACGGGACCAATTGGTACTACTGA